TCGGCCAGATCATTCTCATCACGCCCATTATCGTGGCCTTCACCATCGCGGCCGTCGGTCGAATCGACGACCGCTACCGGCGCACGGCCCTGACTCTGGGCGCGTCCTCGTGGCAGGTGGCCCTGGTGGTCCTGCGCGAGGCGCGATTCAGCATCATGGCCGCCATCGTGGCCGCGTTCGGCAGGGTCATCTCCGAGATCGGCATCTCCATGATGCTCGGCGGCAACGCCAGGGGCTTCACCCGGACCATGACCACGGCCATGGCCCTGGAGTACGACAAGGGCGAATTCGTGCTGGCCCTGGGGCTGGGCATCGTGCTTTTGACCATCAGCCTGGTGGTCAACGTGCTGCTCGGGTACGTGCAGGGGAGGACGCAGCGATGAGCCTTTTCGAACTCCACGGCGTGCGCATGGTCTACGACGGACGGGTCGTGCTCGATCTGCCGCGGCTCGGGATCGAGCATGGACTCGCCTATTCCCTGCAAGGGCCAAACGGGGCCGGCAAGTCGACGCTCCTGGGGATACTGTCCTTTCTGACCGCGCCTCACGAGGGGCGGGTCCTTTTTCAGGGCGAGCCAGTGCTCTGGAAAGAATCCAGCTTGCGTCCACTGCGGCGCCAGGTCGCTCTTGTTGAACAGCACCCGGTCATGTTCAGCCGCAGCGTGCGCGAGAATGTGGGATACGGCCTGGCCATCCGGGGAGTGGCCAGGGCGGAGCGCAACAGGCTGGTGGACGAGGCGCTGGAACTGGTGGGGTTGTCCCACTTGTCCGAGGTCTATGCCCCACGCCTATCCGGGGGCGAAACCCAGCGCGTGGCCATCGCCAGGGCCCTGGCCAACAACCCGAAAGTGCTCCTGCTGGACGAACCCACGGCCAGCGTGGACACGCAGAACCGCATCGTCATCGAGCAGGTCGTGGCCGAGCTGCGCGACAGAGGGGACACGACCATCGTGCTCTGCACCCACAACCGCTCACAGGCCTGGGCCCTGTGCCCGCACGTCATCTTCCTGGAGGACGGGAAGCTGGTGCACCGTTCTCGCGCCAATTCTTACGCCGGGATCACGAACGTGACGGACGGACAGGCATGGTGCCGGATCGCAGAGAATTTCCGCGTGCCCGTCAACGGCTGTGAGCCGGGGAGGGTCAGGATATCCATCGACCCCGAAGGGGTGCGCCTGCAGCGGGCCCTGGAGACGGGGCTCAACTGCGGCCCTTTGGCCAAGATTCGTCTGGAAGGGGACACAGTGGCCTTGAGCGTCAATCTGGGGCGCCCCCTGGATGTGCAGATGCCACTCGTTGATTTCAGGGCGGCGGGTCTGACCGTCGGGGATATGGTCCTGGCCGAGATTCGACCCGAGGCAGTCGAATGCCATGCCGGGCACTGATCCCGCCGCCACCAGGAAGAGAGACCACGATGATGCCCCACGACCTTATCCCCGCGTCCGGTGCGGCCACCCGTCCCCACGTCCGTCCTGGCGAGTCCGCCTGGCGGGAACTGTGCTCGACCCTCAACCGTCTCCGCCGCGACGAGGGCGGCTGGTGGTCGAAGATCGAGGCTGATGCCGAGGCCGTCCCCAGGATCGACGTATCCGGGGTCGTGGTGCGGCTGCGCGGGAACGTTTTCGCCGAGATCGGGCTGCGCGGCGGCGAGCCGCAATGCCGCATCGAGCCAGGGCACCTTCTGCTGACCCATCCGGGAGGGCGGACCGTCCTCGGGGACGGCGTGGCCTGCGCCCGCTCGGTCCAGACCCTGTCCGAACTGGCCGAACACTACGATCATGTCCGCCGCCATGCCTGCCGTCATGTGGACCGCCGCCAGGCCATCCTGGATCGCCTCTTCCTCCGCCACGTCTGCGTCCTGGCCCTTGACGCCCCGTTTGAAGCCCCCCTTGACGCCGGCCGGGTCGATCTCGTGGCCCTGTCGCCGCAGGGCGTGGCCGTTTTGTTTCTGCTGCGGCGCTACGCCGACGGGGACCTGCGCCTGAAGGGGCGCGGGGGCATCGTCTGGCGGATGCGGGAAATGGACCGCCGGCTCGCGGACCAGGCGGCCGCCTCCGCCTGGGTCAGCGGCCTCCTGGAGCGCGGCGCCGCCCTCGACACCCGACATTCCCGGCGCTACCGCCTGCCACCATCCCTGCACGTCCACCCGTAT
This genomic interval from Desulfomicrobium escambiense DSM 10707 contains the following:
- a CDS encoding ABC transporter permease, whose product is MFFWDSLWAALQLLFSFDGELLHIVGVSLNVSFWATLAACVIGVPAGFLIGIASFRGKQAVITFFNTMLALPTVVIGLLVYSLLSRRGVLGQLGWLYSQKAMIVGQIILITPIIVAFTIAAVGRIDDRYRRTALTLGASSWQVALVVLREARFSIMAAIVAAFGRVISEIGISMMLGGNARGFTRTMTTAMALEYDKGEFVLALGLGIVLLTISLVVNVLLGYVQGRTQR
- a CDS encoding ABC transporter ATP-binding protein, whose amino-acid sequence is MSLFELHGVRMVYDGRVVLDLPRLGIEHGLAYSLQGPNGAGKSTLLGILSFLTAPHEGRVLFQGEPVLWKESSLRPLRRQVALVEQHPVMFSRSVRENVGYGLAIRGVARAERNRLVDEALELVGLSHLSEVYAPRLSGGETQRVAIARALANNPKVLLLDEPTASVDTQNRIVIEQVVAELRDRGDTTIVLCTHNRSQAWALCPHVIFLEDGKLVHRSRANSYAGITNVTDGQAWCRIAENFRVPVNGCEPGRVRISIDPEGVRLQRALETGLNCGPLAKIRLEGDTVALSVNLGRPLDVQMPLVDFRAAGLTVGDMVLAEIRPEAVECHAGH